Proteins encoded within one genomic window of Episyrphus balteatus chromosome 1, idEpiBalt1.1, whole genome shotgun sequence:
- the LOC129921459 gene encoding uncharacterized protein LOC129921459 encodes MSRIQTYTLATVVIALAFGILATEANRKCLQCSGINCQRTTYSKYETCEDALDVCVSVFDGQRIEAQGCWLGIPPHIRNKCGKDKNVECNKCFTDNCNNEGPMSFQCVQCDSSLHTNCAQKAELVNTTRCAIARSENAYCFARIVDKKVIRGCSTTVKEQKGCLNDNKCALCLAGEIMGCNRTPMKADDGGSGSGSGSGSGSGSGSGSGSGSGSGSGSGSGSGSGSGSGSGSGSGSGSGSGSGSGSGSGDGGSGSGSGDNGNHNNGATTLSLSILIAAVCYILTM; translated from the exons ATGTCACGAATTCAGACGTATACCTTAGCGACTGTTGTCATAGCTTTAGCTTTCGGTATCCTTGCTACAGAAGCTAACCGAAAGTGCCTGCAATGTTCAGGAATCAACTGCCAACGTACAACTTATAGTAAATATGAAACTTGTGAGGATGCATTAGATGTTTGTGTTAGTGTTTTTGATGGAC aaagaattGAAGCTCAAGGCTGTTGGTTAGGAATACCGCCTCATATTCGAAATAAATGTGGCAAAGATAAGAATGTTGAATGCAATAAGTGTTTCACAGATAACTGCAACAATGAAGGTCCAATGAGTTTCCAATGTGTACAATGTGATTCAAGTTTG CACACTAATTGCGCTCAAAAAGCAGAATTAGTCAATACAACCAGATGTGCAATTGCAAGATCAGAAAATGCATATTGCTTTGCCAGGATCgttgataaaaaagttataCGTGGCTGTTCGACAACAGTTAAGGAACAGAAAGGTTGTTTGAACGATAACAAATGCGCTTTATGTTTGGCTGGAGAAATTATGGGATGTAATAGGACACCTATGAAAGCAGATGATGGTGGGTCTGGAAGTGGTTCGGGTAGTGGATCTGGAAGTGGTTCGGGAAGTGGCTCAGGAAGTGGTTCAGGAAGTGGTTCAGGAAGTGGTTCAGGAAGCGGCTCAGGAAGTGGTTCAGGAAGTGGATCTGGCAGTGGTTCCGGAAGTGGTTCTGGATCTGGTTCAGGAAGTGGATCAGGCGATGGAGGATCTGGAAGCGGTTCCGGAGATAATGGAAATCATAATAATGGAGCCACAACGTTGAGTTTGTCAATTTTAATTGCTGCAGTCTGTTATATTCTAACaatgtaa